A genomic segment from Bacillus cereus G9842 encodes:
- a CDS encoding GNAT family N-acetyltransferase: protein MYTYKLQQEQPVCAEKIKKLYDSVGWWPERKEVDIEIMLKNSIAIGVWKENELIGFARVVSDGVFRAYIEDVVIHESVRNKGIGEKMLTILLREISHIDIVSLFCGEKLIKFYGEQQFQATKQIVMHRNQTGKE from the coding sequence ATGTACACGTATAAATTGCAACAAGAACAACCAGTCTGTGCAGAAAAAATAAAAAAACTTTATGATTCTGTCGGTTGGTGGCCAGAAAGAAAAGAAGTCGATATTGAAATAATGTTAAAGAATAGTATAGCAATTGGAGTATGGAAAGAAAATGAATTAATTGGATTTGCTAGAGTCGTTTCTGATGGTGTTTTTCGAGCATACATTGAAGATGTTGTCATACATGAGAGTGTAAGAAATAAAGGTATTGGAGAGAAGATGCTTACAATATTACTTCGAGAAATATCTCATATTGATATTGTTAGTCTATTTTGCGGAGAGAAGCTAATAAAGTTTTATGGTGAGCAACAATTTCAAGCAACGAAGCAAATTGTGATGCATCGTAATCAAACAGGGAAAGAATAA
- a CDS encoding GNAT family N-acetyltransferase: MCSILSTNVFTYKSKDGKTVIIREAKEQDAERILDSASKALINAPYTLSTVEDVKKVRIDAIQKTLKAYHENPNYVQFIAEVDGKLVGAIDFKNGNKEKISHQGAFAMTILPEYRNYGIGRALLETLINWAKNNSKIEKVCLEVMEDNLGAIQLYKNLGFFEEGRKAKGVKLDDSYQNLILMALFV, encoded by the coding sequence GTGTGTAGTATCTTATCAACTAATGTTTTTACTTATAAATCTAAGGATGGAAAAACAGTAATAATTAGAGAAGCTAAAGAACAGGATGCAGAAAGAATACTAGATTCTGCTTCAAAAGCTTTAATAAACGCTCCATACACGCTAAGTACGGTTGAGGATGTAAAAAAGGTGCGTATCGATGCTATTCAAAAAACGTTAAAAGCTTATCATGAAAATCCAAATTATGTACAGTTTATTGCTGAAGTTGATGGTAAGTTAGTCGGTGCAATAGATTTTAAGAACGGAAACAAAGAAAAAATTAGTCATCAAGGGGCTTTTGCGATGACCATACTACCTGAATATCGAAATTATGGTATTGGAAGAGCTCTTCTAGAAACGTTAATCAATTGGGCTAAAAATAACAGTAAGATTGAAAAAGTTTGTCTTGAGGTAATGGAAGATAATCTAGGTGCAATCCAGTTATATAAGAATCTAGGCTTCTTTGAAGAGGGTAGAAAAGCAAAGGGTGTAAAATTGGATGATAGCTATCAAAATTTAATATTAATGGCTTTATTCGTTTAA
- a CDS encoding GNAT family N-acetyltransferase produces the protein MIREATKRDLAYILDIYNDAILYTTAVYAYKPVTLENRIDWYEQKKAEGYPIFIYELDNKVVGFATFGPFRAWPAYKYSVEHSVYVDKTYRKNGIGSLFMKELIKIAKEREYMTLIAGIDAENEKSIALHQNYGFVHAGTIKKAGYKFNKWLDLAFYQLELNGPENPIEE, from the coding sequence ATGATAAGGGAAGCAACGAAAAGAGATTTAGCATACATTTTAGATATTTATAACGATGCGATACTTTATACAACAGCTGTATATGCGTATAAACCTGTAACCCTTGAAAATAGAATAGATTGGTATGAACAAAAAAAGGCCGAAGGGTATCCAATTTTTATATACGAATTAGATAATAAAGTAGTAGGATTTGCGACATTCGGCCCATTTAGAGCGTGGCCTGCTTATAAATATTCAGTTGAACATTCTGTGTATGTAGATAAGACATATAGAAAAAATGGCATTGGGTCTTTATTCATGAAAGAATTAATTAAAATTGCGAAGGAACGAGAGTATATGACCTTAATTGCTGGAATTGATGCAGAGAATGAGAAAAGTATTGCCTTGCATCAAAACTATGGATTTGTTCATGCAGGGACAATAAAAAAAGCTGGTTATAAGTTTAATAAATGGCTAGATTTAGCTTTTTATCAGCTGGAGCTTAACGGTCCTGAAAATCCTATAGAAGAATAA
- a CDS encoding HAAS signaling domain-containing protein, which yields MNLIDIYVEEVAKRLPEKNREDIILELRSTIEDMLPDDYNEDDEKRVLEKLGSPVALANGYLDRPMHLIGPRYFDVYMTLLKMILPIAVVIALISMVAENFISYSGDQAVLNVILKLIGEGIGRTFEVGFQVFFWLTVVFAVIERTDKEKDPQPLTTSLKKWTPDDLKNIAYIPKKKAISKFEVFGGLMWTAIWATLYFYANHLVGVYNGTENGLKFVSPTFNQDVLLQYWPIVVIMIVFEIGISLYKLVQGKWTQRLAIGNAILQVAGTIVFIVIVVNPHLFNTGFITYLANAFTISTEEFKTWLIGGGIFFYTLSAAINIFDGFRKDSIRT from the coding sequence ATGAATTTAATTGATATTTATGTCGAGGAAGTAGCGAAGAGATTACCTGAAAAAAATCGTGAAGATATTATTCTTGAACTACGGTCAACAATCGAGGATATGTTACCGGATGATTATAATGAAGATGATGAAAAAAGAGTTCTTGAAAAATTGGGAAGTCCAGTTGCATTAGCTAATGGGTACTTGGATAGACCAATGCATTTAATTGGACCACGTTATTTTGATGTATATATGACATTATTAAAAATGATCTTACCAATCGCAGTTGTAATTGCGCTTATTTCAATGGTTGCAGAAAATTTTATTAGTTATAGTGGTGATCAGGCTGTATTAAATGTTATTTTAAAATTGATAGGTGAAGGCATTGGAAGAACGTTTGAAGTAGGTTTCCAAGTATTTTTCTGGCTGACAGTTGTGTTTGCTGTTATAGAAAGAACGGATAAAGAAAAGGACCCACAACCATTAACAACAAGTTTAAAAAAATGGACGCCAGATGATTTGAAAAATATTGCGTATATCCCGAAGAAAAAGGCGATCTCAAAGTTTGAAGTGTTTGGAGGTCTAATGTGGACGGCAATATGGGCTACACTTTACTTCTATGCGAATCATCTCGTTGGCGTATACAATGGTACGGAAAATGGACTGAAGTTTGTCTCGCCAACTTTTAATCAAGATGTTTTACTGCAGTACTGGCCAATTGTTGTAATTATGATCGTTTTTGAAATAGGTATATCCCTTTATAAATTAGTGCAAGGAAAATGGACGCAAAGATTGGCGATTGGAAATGCTATTCTTCAAGTAGCTGGGACGATAGTATTCATTGTAATTGTAGTAAATCCACATTTATTTAACACAGGATTTATTACGTATTTGGCAAATGCATTTACTATTTCCACAGAGGAGTTTAAAACGTGGCTCATTGGGGGAGGAATTTTCTTCTATACGTTATCTGCTGCAATAAATATATTTGATGGTTTCCGAAAAGATAGTATTCGTACGTAG
- a CDS encoding HelD family protein has protein sequence MSNIFEDELQKMKDTLHTMDEQLDKLEKIPVYYGEDFKEQILESMRESNRQNLRIGVQEPYFGRLDFQEDGKEAAMPIYIGKVGVSDMDTMKPIIIDWRAPVASMFYSFTGGEELAFYQSPDGLVEGDVYLKRNISIRKRELERVVDTYVKGNEDVSHADDFLLYRLGENKDNKLKDIVSTIQSEQNDIIRAERNLPLLIQGVAGSGKTTIALHRLAFLIYEYREQLEAERMIVFAPNSLFLDYISSVLPELGVGNISQTTFPDWALRTLDDSVKLKQTEEKLKEAFSINRDEEKVMLGKLKGTLEFKFFIEERMIQFENELIPTSDFEAWDKAIIPVEDIKKWMQVEYKHYPLKKRREKLVGRMKRWIEIELKKYGETNEKKLLKKEATKRLNTYMKFWPKMSPLSLYSSILKSKEILEVLPEELVKETEKSCRKKEVYVEDLPALIYIHHRITGIEIGQKFHHVVIDEAQDFPPFQVYVLKEITLGNSFTILGDLSQAIYDYQGIEDWSAFKEVFQETGYYELTRSYRSTKEIIEFANEIIKNAEIPVGLATPVFRSGEDVKVIHAEDQFNEIMKTLKHLQNEDVKTIAVIGRTDDECRDIYEKLTKAGLAVNVIEADQSKYEGGISVVPVYLAKGLEFDAVLLIDVDEEHYKNTKHDAKLLYVGCTRSLHDLWIFHSGEASPLIKGLK, from the coding sequence ATGAGCAACATATTTGAAGATGAGTTACAAAAAATGAAGGATACTTTGCATACGATGGATGAGCAATTGGATAAGCTTGAAAAAATCCCAGTTTATTATGGAGAAGATTTTAAGGAGCAAATTCTTGAAAGTATGAGAGAGTCTAATAGACAAAATTTACGTATTGGTGTGCAAGAGCCGTACTTTGGAAGGTTAGATTTTCAGGAAGATGGTAAAGAAGCAGCTATGCCGATTTATATTGGAAAAGTAGGGGTTTCGGATATGGACACGATGAAACCAATCATTATTGATTGGAGAGCACCTGTCGCAAGTATGTTTTATTCATTTACCGGTGGAGAAGAATTAGCATTTTATCAATCACCAGATGGGTTAGTAGAAGGTGATGTGTATTTAAAACGAAACATTTCTATTCGAAAAAGAGAACTTGAACGTGTCGTTGATACATATGTAAAAGGAAATGAAGATGTATCACATGCCGATGATTTTCTTCTATATCGATTAGGTGAGAATAAAGATAATAAACTAAAGGATATTGTTTCAACGATTCAATCGGAACAAAATGATATTATTCGTGCGGAAAGAAACTTGCCATTATTAATTCAAGGGGTTGCAGGGAGCGGAAAGACAACAATTGCTTTACATCGCCTTGCTTTTTTGATTTATGAATATCGTGAGCAGCTAGAAGCTGAGAGAATGATCGTATTTGCGCCGAATAGTCTGTTTTTAGACTATATTTCGAGTGTACTTCCTGAATTAGGTGTAGGGAATATTAGTCAAACAACGTTTCCGGATTGGGCATTACGCACGTTAGATGATTCAGTGAAACTAAAGCAGACAGAAGAAAAATTGAAAGAAGCATTTTCAATTAATCGTGATGAAGAAAAGGTTATGCTCGGTAAATTGAAAGGTACACTGGAATTTAAGTTCTTTATTGAAGAGAGAATGATTCAATTTGAAAATGAATTAATACCAACAAGTGATTTTGAGGCATGGGACAAAGCTATTATTCCAGTAGAAGACATAAAAAAATGGATGCAAGTTGAATATAAACATTATCCATTAAAGAAAAGAAGAGAAAAATTAGTCGGCCGAATGAAGCGCTGGATTGAAATTGAACTGAAAAAGTATGGAGAAACAAACGAGAAGAAATTATTAAAAAAAGAAGCGACAAAGAGATTGAACACTTATATGAAGTTTTGGCCGAAAATGAGCCCACTTTCACTATATAGTTCAATATTGAAAAGTAAAGAAATACTCGAAGTATTGCCTGAAGAACTTGTGAAAGAAACTGAAAAGAGTTGTCGTAAAAAAGAAGTGTATGTAGAAGATTTACCAGCTTTAATTTACATACATCACCGCATAACAGGTATTGAAATCGGACAGAAATTCCATCACGTCGTTATTGATGAAGCGCAAGATTTTCCACCATTCCAAGTTTATGTATTAAAAGAAATTACACTAGGTAATTCTTTTACTATATTAGGTGATTTATCTCAAGCAATTTATGATTATCAAGGAATTGAAGATTGGAGTGCTTTTAAAGAAGTATTCCAAGAAACAGGTTATTATGAACTGACGAGAAGTTATCGTTCTACAAAAGAAATTATAGAATTTGCGAACGAAATAATTAAAAATGCAGAGATTCCAGTTGGGCTCGCAACACCAGTTTTTCGCAGTGGTGAAGATGTTAAGGTAATCCATGCAGAAGATCAATTTAATGAGATTATGAAGACGTTAAAACATCTACAAAACGAAGATGTGAAAACCATTGCGGTAATAGGAAGAACAGACGATGAATGCCGCGATATATATGAGAAATTAACAAAAGCAGGATTGGCTGTAAACGTTATTGAAGCAGATCAAAGTAAATATGAAGGTGGTATTTCAGTAGTACCTGTCTATTTAGCGAAAGGTTTAGAATTTGATGCGGTGCTTTTAATTGATGTGGATGAAGAACATTACAAAAACACAAAACATGATGCAAAGTTACTATATGTCGGATGTACGAGATCACTTCATGATTTATGGATTTTCCATAGTGGGGAAGCGTCACCTTTAATTAAAGGATTAAAATAA
- a CDS encoding PadR family transcriptional regulator yields the protein MDALLNSLITELRRGTLTLAVLSQLRTPQYGYSLVQLLEKSGITIDQSTLYPLLRRLEKQELVTSSWDKTESRPRKYYVLSEYGLEIFLQLKKEWIKDSKELYNLLKEDKNEFN from the coding sequence ATGGATGCTTTATTAAATTCGTTAATTACTGAACTAAGAAGAGGAACATTAACATTAGCGGTTTTAAGCCAGTTAAGAACACCGCAGTATGGGTATTCACTTGTCCAATTATTGGAGAAATCAGGGATCACAATCGATCAAAGTACTTTATATCCACTACTTCGCCGATTAGAAAAGCAAGAGCTAGTGACGAGTAGTTGGGATAAAACGGAGAGTAGACCGCGTAAGTATTACGTTTTAAGTGAATACGGATTAGAGATATTTTTGCAGTTAAAAAAGGAATGGATAAAGGATTCGAAGGAACTTTATAACTTATTAAAGGAGGACAAGAATGAATTTAATTGA
- a CDS encoding GNAT family N-acetyltransferase, with protein MKHIKNGTRTEGEYIKNKVIQYNMSILTDEARQTMEEVSLVVKNEEGKIFGGVTGTMYFYHLHIDFLWVDESVRHDGYGSQLLHEIEGIAKEKGCRLILLDSFSFQAPEFYKKHGYREYGVVEDHPKGHSQHFFEKRL; from the coding sequence ATGAAACATATAAAGAACGGTACACGCACTGAAGGAGAATATATTAAAAATAAAGTTATTCAATATAATATGTCCATCTTAACAGATGAGGCAAGACAGACGATGGAAGAAGTAAGCCTCGTAGTAAAAAATGAAGAAGGAAAAATTTTTGGTGGCGTAACAGGTACGATGTATTTTTATCACCTTCATATCGACTTTTTATGGGTTGATGAATCAGTTCGTCATGACGGTTATGGTAGCCAACTTTTACATGAAATTGAAGGTATTGCGAAGGAAAAAGGGTGTAGATTAATATTGCTAGATTCATTTAGTTTCCAAGCACCAGAATTTTATAAAAAGCATGGTTACAGGGAGTATGGTGTCGTTGAAGATCACCCGAAAGGTCATAGTCAGCACTTTTTTGAAAAGAGATTATAA
- a CDS encoding DUF952 domain-containing protein: MITKVITKSNWEIAKIIGEINEDSLIEEGFIHCSLVDQALKVAEKYFKHEEDVLLLTIDPALLKAEVKYELASNGQEYPHVYGVINVEAIVEVVPLHKENGEFIPH, from the coding sequence ATGATTACAAAAGTAATTACGAAAAGTAATTGGGAAATCGCAAAAATAATTGGAGAAATTAATGAAGATTCACTTATAGAAGAGGGATTTATTCATTGTTCATTAGTAGATCAAGCTTTAAAAGTTGCAGAAAAATATTTCAAGCATGAAGAAGATGTTTTATTACTTACAATTGATCCAGCCCTATTAAAAGCAGAAGTAAAATATGAACTTGCTTCTAACGGTCAAGAATATCCGCATGTTTACGGAGTAATTAATGTTGAGGCGATTGTAGAGGTTGTTCCATTGCATAAAGAAAACGGAGAGTTTATCCCGCATTAA
- a CDS encoding serine hydrolase, whose product METVINKIKEVQSNYVGMEIYSTKNNRIVASYNSELNIPLASAAKLVIGFVVAQMVKENKHNWNDILHHIKFNPHEDSTQLYPHLQGRTSLTLSQAVEVMIACHDSYVAQSVVMHCGGWDAVKMYVQTYFSKIHIQENARDEKNIGDLNEVLALLIQTFQGYKSEPELWEPIISGMVRQQGEYEEIPYYHLAHMTGGLLTATINIGIIGMFNEFPLLYVIGGKDLPNRRENKEVDEAFAVVLKYIYKEYSENMLGVSG is encoded by the coding sequence ATGGAAACTGTCATAAATAAAATAAAAGAGGTACAATCTAATTATGTGGGAATGGAAATTTATTCTACAAAAAACAATCGTATAGTTGCTTCATATAATAGTGAATTAAATATTCCGTTAGCATCAGCAGCAAAATTAGTTATTGGATTTGTAGTAGCACAAATGGTGAAGGAAAATAAACATAATTGGAATGATATACTTCATCACATTAAATTTAATCCGCATGAAGATAGTACGCAGTTATATCCGCATTTACAAGGAAGAACTTCTTTAACACTTAGTCAAGCGGTCGAGGTAATGATAGCTTGTCATGATAGTTACGTTGCACAGTCAGTTGTAATGCACTGTGGTGGATGGGATGCTGTGAAAATGTATGTACAAACGTACTTTTCAAAAATTCATATACAAGAGAATGCTAGAGATGAGAAAAATATTGGAGACTTAAATGAAGTTCTTGCCCTTTTGATACAAACCTTTCAAGGTTATAAATCAGAACCAGAATTATGGGAACCAATTATTAGTGGCATGGTAAGACAACAAGGAGAGTATGAAGAAATCCCATATTATCATTTAGCTCATATGACAGGTGGATTGCTCACAGCTACAATAAATATTGGTATAATAGGAATGTTTAACGAATTTCCGCTTCTTTATGTGATTGGGGGAAAAGATTTACCGAATCGACGTGAAAATAAAGAGGTAGATGAAGCTTTTGCAGTAGTTTTAAAGTACATATACAAAGAATATAGTGAAAACATGCTAGGAGTGAGCGGTTGA